The nucleotide sequence CTCAGTTCCTTAAGGTCTTCATCTAACGAAGTAACATCAGCCTTGATGCCATATACACCGTAACTCATATCTCCTGTTTTTATATACTATTTCTACCACCAGAGTAATGATATATCATCTGCTCATCTCTGCTCTTATAATTCtttaatatattttaagaAATGAGGAGATACCTTATAGTGTTTATGTTGTAACTAATATCTGGATGCTATTTTTTTCGTGCTTCAAGCAGcagaaagaataaaatatttatttaatCGACGAAAGCTACGGTGCGAATTTAACTGGTATTAGAGTTAATTACATTAATTGGTATTTACTGTCATAGTGATAAGAAGGAAATAAGTTATAACATTCTTGTCAATTGTACATGAaaggtattattattattttcgAACTAGCTGCCATATATTCAGTAAGCATTTTTAAGTTCaatgtgttttttttttgttaaaaggataataataatccCATGCACTTCTTTTTAAATACTAAATAATCGTAAATATGTGAGGGGGgtcagaaaaaaaaaaaaaaaaaaaaaaaaaagtgtatTAATTTTTAGTATAACAGCAGGCTGAGTCTTAAGAGGATTAAATAtcaaacatatatatgttcaAGCCAACACACGTATTTTGTCTACGTGGCATAAACTCAAATTAAActtttacatatatttgtGCAAAAAGGTTCAGCAATAATTAATGGCAAATCATATTGGTGGTATAATTTCGGGGGTGAATCCTTTTGTgttcaactcttcttcgCCTGTGACCATCTTCCTTATTCAAGCAGCGATAATATTAGTTCTCGCAAATGGTCTTCATGTCTTTATATCAAAACTAAGGCAGCCAAAAGTCATTTCTGAGGTGATTGCAGGAATTATTTTAGGGCCAACTGTATTTGGGCAAATCCCACACTATACGAAGACATTATTCCCAAAAGAGTCCGTGACTGGTTTGAACCTTGTTGCTAACTTCGGGATTATTCTATTcatgttcttcttgggCATGGAAGTGGATGTTACATTTGTCAAGAAAAACGCTAAAGCTGCAATATCTATTGGTTTGGGAACCTTGATTGTACCATTCGGATTTGGTTGTTTATTTGCTTTGCCATTATACAACACATACATGGATAATAATGATACAAAATTTAAGGTTTTCATGGTTTTCATTGCAGTTTCTTTGTCTGTCACAGCATTTCCGGTTCTCTGTCGTATATTGACGGAACTACGTTtggtgaaagaaaaagtgGGTGTTATCGTTTTGACATCTGGAACAATTAATGACGTCTTTGGGTGGATTCTTTTGGCTCTATGTATAATTCTATCGAATTCGCAGTCAAATCCTGTTAATGTTGTGTACATCCTTTTGTGTACATTTGGATGGTTTCTGTTCTGCTGTTATCCTGTCAGACTAACATTGAAATGGATATTAAATAGATTCCATGAGTTTGAAAGAGACAGTCCATCCACACTGGCCACTATGTTGGTATTGGTTATAGTGCTACTAAGTGCATATTTTACAGATATAATTGGGGTACATCCAATTTTTGGTGCTTTCATTGCAGGCATAGTAATACCAAGGGAACATAACTTTGTTTCGAAACTAACCGCACGTATGGAAGATATTCCAAATTTATTGATGATACCTATATACTTTACAATTGCAGGCTTAAACGTTGATTTAACCCTTCTAAATACAGGAAAGGATTGGGGTTATACTTTTGCAAGTATCGGGATAGCAGTGTCTACAAAAGTCGTGTCAGGCTCATTACTATCGAAAGTCAATGGGCTTCGCTGGAGAGAATCTTTGGCTGTTGGTGTACTAATGTCATGTAAAGGTATTGTTGAAATTGTTGTCTTAACAACTGGTTTGAATGCAGGAATTATTACAAAAAAAGTCTATGCTATGTTTATTTTTATGGCTTTGATATCAACTTTCATCACGACCCCTCTCACACTTTGGATTTTCCCAGATCATTATAGGAATGAATTAAGAAAGcaacaaaacaataataatgaagagAATAGAAATGTTAAGCTAAAAACAGCTGCGGATCTGAAAAATATCcacttttcttctttggagtTAGTTTTGAATAACTCAAAATCAGTAGGGCTCACTCTCTGGTTTTTGAAATCGATCAGCACTGGAAAGCTTGAATGGGCAGAATCGAGAGACtcagatcaagaagattctGATTCTAAAGATTTGAGAAAGCTTCCATCCATTGACACAGAAGCATTGACCGTTGTATCggacgatgatgataatacACCATTACTTATCAACGCCAAACATTTAAAACTCATGTCTGACAGAACAGCAGAGATTCTCGAGTTGACAAGTTTACataattcaaaaaatgCAGGTGATA is from Kluyveromyces marxianus DMKU3-1042 DNA, complete genome, chromosome 2 and encodes:
- the KHA1 gene encoding Kha1p codes for the protein MANHIGGIISGVNPFVFNSSSPVTIFLIQAAIILVLANGLHVFISKLRQPKVISEVIAGIILGPTVFGQIPHYTKTLFPKESVTGLNLVANFGIILFMFFLGMEVDVTFVKKNAKAAISIGLGTLIVPFGFGCLFALPLYNTYMDNNDTKFKVFMVFIAVSLSVTAFPVLCRILTELRLVKEKVGVIVLTSGTINDVFGWILLALCIILSNSQSNPVNVVYILLCTFGWFLFCCYPVRLTLKWILNRFHEFERDSPSTLATMLVLVIVLLSAYFTDIIGVHPIFGAFIAGIVIPREHNFVSKLTARMEDIPNLLMIPIYFTIAGLNVDLTLLNTGKDWGYTFASIGIAVSTKVVSGSLLSKVNGLRWRESLAVGVLMSCKGIVEIVVLTTGLNAGIITKKVYAMFIFMALISTFITTPLTLWIFPDHYRNELRKQQNNNNEENRNVKLKTAADLKNIHFSSLELVLNNSKSVGLTLWFLKSISTGKLEWAESRDSDQEDSDSKDLRKLPSIDTEALTVVSDDDDNTPLLINAKHLKLMSDRTAEILELTSLHNSKNAGDNGLEMLRVFCTLFGLNFTGEMLFSSLAEKIGYIGKIPVGLHDALLLPLNYPSVDQNDAMRSILSFNDLPDDFFSALSPKISSSLILLFGPVTHQQHDKVIIYLLNPVLTSSDYLALFLCFVIGSTSNTIRIIATADNLSNVTTLRSMLHPSALIKLEVTTKCYDSHDSAISSTDIFSDLSLDEKTCVILPQSSIETSCMDECSKALVTKATATNSTVLVCHSYTSAKE